One stretch of Natronobacterium gregoryi SP2 DNA includes these proteins:
- a CDS encoding methyl-accepting chemotaxis protein, whose protein sequence is MRGQTLWIMIGTRRSLAPAFVRRSYTLTYGLVLFLAALALGTAGLAATVVVDGVGPTETAAYGLVAIVGGALTIGLVGAALGRATEQSIDRLADSIERIEAGDPTVEIESERIDAVGRLSDEVGSVCTQYEARLRDLERQRAAARAELDSLERENGRLKRIAADYSERMQSAANGELTVRIEPRGKTESMRAIAEGFNAMLDGIEATVCRLDGFATDVVATSADVTDSSEEVRTANQEVSESIQEISQGANRQYQALQLVDSRMATLAQTTERIAASSNDVVDIAEQTTETTREGRAAAWAAIEACDDLESEYRSAVEEFDDLQRQVDRIDDLTETIAAIAEQTNVLALNANIEASRSAGGSDTDGFSTVAAEVTELSQDVKKAAEQISDRLEAVQEQTDRSATAVDRTSEEIDRVDQLVTDVMDSLDEIADYAAETTDGVREISSSTEQQAASTQGVVAIVDEVATIAETTTAEAETVAGAAKEQTAALSSVLASADELGQQATALSDVLDRFETDAGSDATVDLVVGAN, encoded by the coding sequence GTGAGGGGACAGACACTCTGGATCATGATCGGGACACGTCGCTCTCTCGCCCCGGCGTTCGTCAGGCGCAGCTACACACTCACGTACGGACTCGTCTTGTTCTTGGCTGCGCTCGCTCTCGGAACGGCTGGACTCGCCGCCACCGTCGTCGTCGACGGTGTCGGACCGACCGAGACGGCGGCGTACGGACTCGTCGCTATCGTCGGCGGTGCGCTCACGATCGGACTCGTAGGGGCCGCGCTCGGCCGTGCCACCGAGCAGTCGATCGATCGACTCGCCGACAGCATCGAGCGGATAGAAGCGGGCGACCCCACGGTCGAGATCGAGTCGGAGCGAATCGACGCCGTCGGCCGCCTCTCCGACGAGGTCGGCTCGGTGTGTACCCAGTACGAAGCACGGCTCCGGGATCTCGAGCGTCAGCGAGCGGCGGCGAGAGCCGAACTCGATTCGCTCGAGCGCGAGAACGGGCGACTGAAGCGAATTGCAGCCGACTACAGCGAACGGATGCAGTCGGCGGCCAACGGAGAGCTGACCGTCAGAATAGAGCCGAGGGGGAAAACCGAGTCGATGCGAGCGATCGCCGAAGGGTTCAACGCGATGCTCGATGGGATCGAAGCGACGGTCTGCAGGCTCGACGGGTTCGCAACCGACGTCGTTGCAACGAGCGCAGACGTCACAGACTCGAGTGAGGAAGTCAGGACGGCGAACCAGGAAGTCAGCGAGTCGATCCAGGAGATATCCCAGGGAGCGAATCGCCAGTACCAGGCGCTACAGCTCGTCGATTCCCGGATGGCCACGCTCGCACAGACGACCGAACGGATCGCCGCGTCTTCCAACGATGTCGTCGACATTGCAGAGCAAACGACGGAGACGACTCGAGAGGGGCGAGCGGCCGCGTGGGCAGCGATCGAAGCCTGCGACGACCTCGAGTCGGAGTATCGGTCGGCGGTCGAGGAGTTCGACGATCTCCAGCGGCAGGTCGATCGGATCGACGACCTGACCGAGACGATCGCGGCAATCGCCGAGCAGACGAACGTGCTGGCACTCAACGCCAACATCGAGGCTTCACGCTCCGCGGGTGGGAGCGACACCGACGGCTTCAGCACGGTCGCGGCCGAGGTCACGGAACTGTCACAGGACGTCAAGAAGGCTGCCGAACAAATCAGCGATCGGCTCGAAGCAGTGCAGGAACAGACCGACCGGTCGGCAACGGCGGTCGACCGGACGAGCGAGGAGATCGACCGCGTTGACCAGCTCGTTACCGACGTGATGGATTCGCTCGACGAGATCGCCGACTATGCGGCCGAGACCACCGACGGCGTCAGGGAGATCTCGTCCTCGACCGAACAGCAGGCAGCCTCCACACAGGGCGTCGTCGCGATCGTCGACGAGGTTGCGACGATCGCCGAGACGACGACCGCCGAGGCAGAGACCGTGGCTGGGGCCGCCAAAGAGCAGACGGCTGCGCTCTCGTCGGTTCTGGCGTCAGCCGACGAACTGGGCCAGCAGGCGACGGCACTCTCGGACGTACTCGATCGGTTCGAGACCGATGCTGGGTCGGACGCGACGGTCGACCTGGTCGTCGGCGCGAACTGA
- a CDS encoding DUF7097 family protein translates to MEKTPGGTPVGVDDPYEFAGVCDHLTGDGDCRYALEYAEHDPEFARERAQEEYACPVGDPECEETWADCPHFRSRNRDRECARCDLEEKRMAHDDERPLLEEHHLSYARDGETLSHEITVSLCRWCHSKVHNSWARITDDATPEPDAIAELEGRRSRERDELGFTSAADWYDREGDNQGTTDE, encoded by the coding sequence ATGGAGAAGACGCCCGGGGGAACGCCGGTCGGGGTCGACGATCCCTACGAGTTCGCGGGCGTCTGCGACCACCTCACTGGCGACGGTGACTGTCGGTACGCACTCGAGTACGCCGAACACGACCCCGAGTTCGCCCGCGAGCGTGCCCAGGAAGAGTACGCGTGTCCCGTCGGCGACCCCGAATGCGAGGAGACCTGGGCCGACTGTCCGCACTTTCGCTCTCGGAACCGCGACCGCGAGTGTGCTCGCTGTGACCTCGAGGAAAAGCGGATGGCCCACGACGACGAGCGGCCGCTGCTCGAGGAACATCACCTCTCGTACGCTCGAGATGGCGAGACACTTTCCCACGAGATCACGGTCTCTCTCTGTCGGTGGTGTCACTCGAAGGTCCATAACTCGTGGGCGCGGATCACCGACGACGCCACACCCGAACCGGACGCGATCGCAGAACTCGAGGGCCGACGCAGCCGCGAACGCGATGAACTGGGTTTTACGTCGGCCGCGGATTGGTACGACCGCGAGGGCGACAATCAGGGAACGACCGACGAGTAA
- a CDS encoding DUF5800 family protein codes for MTTLAFDDEGVDVVYEGTEFRLEQDLIEEATEKSYYDVTDHEVLKIVAEQPNLQGEPRRIGDIID; via the coding sequence ATGACCACGCTCGCGTTCGACGACGAAGGCGTCGATGTTGTCTACGAAGGCACCGAATTCCGCCTCGAGCAGGACCTCATCGAGGAAGCGACCGAAAAGTCCTATTACGACGTCACCGACCACGAGGTGCTGAAGATCGTCGCCGAGCAGCCGAACCTGCAGGGCGAACCGCGCCGCATCGGCGACATCATCGACTGA
- a CDS encoding polymer-forming cytoskeletal protein, producing MPFSRDPLDELVVPDGTEVKEVAVETDGDVLVGSRATIDFGVRGRNVLAGESVAVGGEIEAEEDCRLDMWCDVEENVLVGKDAYIGERVHIGGELKVAGDLDIGDDVDIERGFEANGWIVIRNPMPTIVLLFVYLKHLLLIGEEDTAQRLISELVDEDELEGPATDPFVVPPNATLSDDAWRVSTPATIGSNCRLHGNVRAETLEVGDECNVFGSLRARSDISIGEGTRIHGDLTTRDGDVVVGSGARVLGDVSCENLALEPGSEVDGTIRADGEVTMGTTERELE from the coding sequence GTGCCGTTCAGCAGGGATCCGCTCGACGAACTCGTCGTTCCGGACGGGACGGAAGTGAAAGAGGTCGCCGTCGAGACCGACGGGGATGTCCTCGTCGGGAGCCGTGCGACGATCGATTTCGGCGTCCGTGGCCGGAACGTTCTGGCCGGTGAGAGCGTCGCCGTCGGTGGCGAGATCGAAGCCGAGGAAGACTGTCGGCTCGACATGTGGTGTGACGTCGAAGAGAACGTCCTCGTCGGTAAAGACGCCTACATCGGTGAACGCGTCCACATCGGTGGCGAACTAAAAGTCGCCGGTGACTTAGATATCGGCGACGATGTCGACATCGAACGCGGGTTCGAGGCCAACGGCTGGATCGTCATCCGGAACCCGATGCCGACGATCGTTCTCCTGTTTGTCTATCTCAAGCATCTGCTTCTGATCGGCGAGGAAGACACCGCACAGCGGCTCATCTCGGAACTCGTCGACGAGGACGAACTGGAAGGGCCCGCGACCGATCCGTTCGTCGTCCCGCCGAACGCGACGCTGTCCGACGACGCCTGGCGCGTCTCGACGCCCGCGACGATCGGCTCGAACTGTCGGCTCCACGGCAACGTGCGCGCCGAGACACTCGAGGTCGGCGACGAGTGCAACGTCTTCGGAAGCCTGCGTGCCCGCAGCGACATCTCCATCGGGGAGGGAACCCGGATTCACGGCGACCTGACTACTCGCGACGGCGACGTCGTCGTCGGATCGGGTGCACGCGTGCTCGGCGATGTCTCCTGTGAAAATCTGGCTCTCGAGCCAGGTTCGGAGGTCGACGGGACGATCCGGGCGGATGGCGAGGTGACGATGGGGACGACCGAGCGCGAACTGGAGTGA
- a CDS encoding electron transfer flavoprotein subunit beta/FixA family protein produces the protein MRSIVLTKGVPDFSEGAVSFDEDGHLERGKTPTVMNPNDAFALEAALQTRVRHGGHVTGMSMGPPGYADVLQEAMESVYTDDSYLLSDRELAASDTWATSITLSAGLEKYQEEVGEIDLVFAGFKSADGETGQTGPQTAWAMEWSIVTHVIALEIDPDERRLRAKRLVEGDVDEIETVEAPLPCFVVTDPEFEPTYRKASHRLTHKQLRKETQKRAAEHEKHLTTWDHVDLNLDPDYIGLDGSPTIVSSVDPIPKAPSERDATMIDPDEDDMSDVLEEMQPFAAGAGTEAGE, from the coding sequence ATGCGATCGATCGTACTGACGAAAGGCGTTCCCGACTTCTCGGAGGGCGCAGTGTCGTTCGACGAGGACGGCCACCTCGAGAGAGGGAAGACGCCGACGGTGATGAACCCGAACGACGCGTTCGCGCTCGAGGCAGCCCTGCAGACCAGGGTTCGCCACGGCGGTCACGTCACTGGGATGAGCATGGGGCCGCCGGGATACGCCGACGTCTTGCAGGAGGCGATGGAGTCGGTCTACACCGACGACAGCTATCTGCTCTCGGACCGCGAACTGGCCGCCTCGGACACGTGGGCGACGTCGATCACGCTGAGTGCTGGCCTCGAGAAGTACCAGGAGGAGGTCGGGGAGATCGACCTCGTCTTTGCGGGGTTCAAGTCTGCAGACGGGGAGACTGGCCAGACCGGCCCTCAAACTGCCTGGGCGATGGAGTGGTCGATCGTCACGCACGTGATCGCCCTCGAGATCGATCCCGACGAGCGTCGGCTGCGGGCGAAACGGCTCGTCGAGGGCGACGTCGACGAGATCGAGACGGTCGAGGCCCCGTTGCCCTGTTTCGTCGTCACCGATCCGGAGTTCGAGCCGACCTACCGGAAGGCCTCACACCGGCTGACCCACAAACAGCTCCGAAAAGAGACCCAAAAGCGGGCAGCCGAACACGAGAAACACCTGACGACGTGGGATCACGTCGACTTGAATCTCGACCCCGACTACATCGGACTCGACGGCTCGCCGACGATCGTCTCGTCGGTCGATCCGATTCCGAAGGCACCGTCCGAACGGGACGCCACGATGATCGATCCCGACGAGGACGACATGAGCGACGTACTCGAGGAGATGCAACCGTTTGCCGCCGGCGCTGGCACGGAGGCAGGTGAGTGA
- a CDS encoding electron transfer flavoprotein subunit alpha/FixB family protein gives MTIDPDEHTVDELEEELETIDDEDTLQSVMEAEQAGRDRKTAREAIHRRLEAVGAVEGESEELEGDTETEGEYEETKETVGEQAEGEEVEEVDADSKDEPANGEEDEQKAESEEEDDGLSHPTRDKRHVRALEDGHYEDMWVFCETQGGELLDISKEMLGKARRLMDDFAEENVVAFLMGDDCEGLAEECIAYGADVAVYHDDERLERFLHKPYTEISAHMARGEGPVESTDWRNYDEPRYALFPATNNGRDLSAKVQAELDSGLASDCSDLFIEANEVSNPVKTGEPGVKKTFEKVLHMKRPDFSGFEYSTILCLDNPGREFHPQGASVIPGSFDPIEPDYERDGLVVEHEMDLEDDWFCVEITESDQLEAGIDLTGHEVIVCLGRGIADDPTEGMELGLDLVDAFEDAELGITRGIVTSSYQFEGHVEEYSKEERQIGETGQVVAPDLYVAAGVSGAVQHKVGMDESDTIVAINTDTDARIRDFSDYFLEGDLFEVLPQLSEAIEAGETELEAIADGSGADADANESDGETR, from the coding sequence ATGACCATCGATCCGGACGAACACACTGTCGACGAACTCGAGGAAGAGCTCGAAACGATCGACGACGAGGATACTCTCCAGTCGGTCATGGAGGCAGAGCAGGCGGGACGGGACCGCAAGACTGCCCGTGAAGCGATCCACCGCCGGCTGGAAGCGGTCGGCGCAGTCGAAGGCGAGAGCGAAGAACTCGAAGGCGACACCGAGACCGAAGGTGAGTACGAGGAGACGAAAGAGACGGTCGGCGAGCAAGCGGAGGGAGAGGAGGTCGAAGAGGTAGACGCGGATTCCAAGGACGAACCAGCGAACGGGGAGGAAGACGAACAAAAAGCGGAGTCCGAAGAGGAAGACGACGGACTCTCCCACCCGACCCGCGACAAGAGACACGTCCGTGCGCTGGAAGACGGCCACTACGAGGACATGTGGGTCTTCTGTGAGACCCAGGGCGGCGAATTGCTCGACATCTCGAAGGAGATGCTGGGGAAGGCCCGGCGGCTCATGGACGACTTTGCCGAAGAGAACGTCGTCGCCTTTCTGATGGGTGACGACTGCGAGGGACTGGCCGAGGAGTGTATCGCCTACGGCGCAGACGTCGCAGTCTACCACGACGACGAGCGACTCGAGCGGTTCCTGCACAAGCCCTACACCGAAATCTCGGCGCACATGGCTCGCGGCGAGGGACCGGTCGAGAGTACGGACTGGCGCAATTACGACGAACCACGCTACGCCCTCTTCCCGGCGACGAACAACGGCCGGGACCTCTCGGCGAAAGTACAGGCCGAACTCGACTCCGGGCTCGCCTCCGACTGTTCGGATCTGTTCATCGAGGCAAACGAGGTCTCGAACCCCGTCAAGACCGGCGAACCCGGCGTCAAGAAGACCTTCGAGAAGGTCCTTCACATGAAACGACCCGACTTCTCCGGGTTCGAGTACTCGACGATTCTCTGTCTCGACAATCCCGGACGAGAGTTCCACCCACAAGGCGCGTCCGTCATTCCGGGCAGTTTCGACCCCATCGAGCCGGACTACGAACGGGACGGACTGGTCGTCGAACACGAGATGGACCTCGAGGACGACTGGTTCTGCGTCGAGATCACCGAGTCCGACCAGCTCGAGGCCGGAATCGACCTCACGGGCCACGAGGTGATCGTCTGTCTCGGCCGCGGCATCGCGGACGATCCCACCGAGGGGATGGAACTCGGCCTCGACCTCGTCGACGCCTTCGAGGACGCCGAACTGGGCATCACGCGGGGAATCGTCACCTCGTCGTATCAGTTCGAGGGCCACGTCGAGGAGTACTCGAAAGAAGAGCGCCAGATCGGTGAGACTGGCCAGGTCGTCGCTCCGGATCTCTACGTCGCCGCGGGCGTCTCCGGCGCGGTCCAGCACAAGGTCGGGATGGACGAGTCCGACACTATCGTCGCAATCAACACGGACACCGACGCTCGCATCCGGGACTTCTCGGATTACTTCCTGGAGGGCGACCTGTTCGAGGTGCTCCCGCAGCTATCGGAGGCAATCGAGGCCGGCGAGACCGAACTCGAGGCGATCGCAGACGGCAGCGGCGCGGATGCAGACGCAAACGAAAGCGACGGTGAGACGCGATGA